Genomic window (Streptomyces sp. NBC_01431):
ACTGGGCCTGGCCGCCGGAGCGGTACGGCGGGACCACCGTGCGCCGGGCCACCTCGTTGGCGACGGCCGCGCCGTGGTCGCGCCGCACGATGTGCAGACACAGGTCGATCCCGGCGGCGACCCCCGCCGAGGTGAGCACGTCGCCGTCGTCGATGAACAGGACGTCCGGGTCCACGTCGATCGCCGGGAACAGGCGCTGGAAGTGGTCGGCCGAAGCCCAGTGTGTGGTGGCCGGGCGGCCGTCGAGACGGCCCGCCGCGGCCAGCACGTAGCCGCCGGTGCAGATCGACACCATGCGGGTGCCGGGGCGTACGAAGGCGAGGGCGGCGGCCAGTTCGGGAGTGAGCACGCCCTCCTCGAAGACCGGGCCGAGCTCGTAGGAGGCCGGGATCACGACCGTGTCTGCGGTGGCCAGCGCCTCGGGTCCGTTCTCGACCAGGATCGAGAAGTCCGCGTCGGTGCGCACCGGCCCCGGTGGCCGCACCGAGCAGGTCACCACCTCGTACAGGGGCCGGCGGTCCGCGTCCCTCGCCCGCCCGAACAGCCGCTGCGGAATGCCGAGTTCGAACGGAAGGATCCCGTCCAGCGCGAGTACCACGACCCGGTGCCGGACGGGGTGACGACTCATGTGCTGCTCCCTCTCGACGGGCGCGGACCTCGCTGAGCCAGTGGCCCGATCCCTGCGAAGGGTGACTTCTCGGCCACTCGTGCCGTACGGAGCGTACCGCGAAGCTGTGTGACGTGACCCAGACAACCAACAGCCCCCAGGTGGAGCCCGCGCCGCTCCGGAAGGCCGAGCCGAGGATCCATCGCGCGTGGTTCGTGGCGGCCGTCGCCTTCGTCACGATCATCGGGGCGGCCGCGTTCCGCTCGCTGCCCGGACTGCTCATCGATCCGCTGCACAGCGAGTTCCACTGGTCGCGCGGCACGATCGGCGCCGCGGTCTCCGTGAACCTCGCGCTCTACGGCATGACCGCGCCCTTCGCCGCCGCGCTGATGGACCGCTTCGGCATCCGCAAGGTCGTCGCCGTCGCCCTGACGGTCATCGCGGTCGGCTCGGGCCTCACCGTCTTCATGCACGCGGCCTGGCAACTCGTCCTGTATTGGGGGCTGTTGGTCGGGCTCGGCAGCGGCTCGATGGCGCTCGCCTTCGCCGCCACGGTCACCAACCGCTGGTTCACCGAGCGCCGCGGCCTGGTCACCGGCATCCTGACCGCGGCCTCCGCCTCCGGACAGCTGATCTTCCTGCCGCTACTGTCGTGGATGGTCGAGGCCCACGGCTGGCGCCCGGCCGCCATCACCGTGACGCTGGCCGCGCTCGCCGTCGTGCCGTTCGTGTGGCTGCTGCTTCGCGACCACCCGGCGGACGTGGGGCTCGCGCCGTACGGTGCGACCGCGTACGTGCCGAAGCCCGCCCCGGTCACGGGCGCGGCCCGCCGCACCCTGTCCGTCCTGGCCAAGGCCGCCCGCACGGGACCGTTCTGGCTGCTCGCGGGCACCTTCGCGATCTGCGGCGCCTCCACCAACGGCCTGGTCCAGACGCATTTCGTCCCGGCCGCCCACGACCACGGCATGCCCGTCACGACGGCCGCGGGGCTGCTCGCGGTGATCGGCGTCTTCGACGTGGCCGGCACGATCTTCTCCGGCTGGCTCACCGACCGCTTCGAGTCGCGCCGCCTGCTCGCGACGTACTACGCCCTGCGCGGCGTTTCATTGCTGTTCCTGCCGATGCTGCTCGCGCCCGCCGTCCATCCCCCGATGCTGTTCTTCATCGTCTTCTACGGGCTCGACTGGGTGGCCACCGTGCCGCCGACCATGGCGCTGTGCCGACAGCACTACGGCGATGACAGCGCGATCGTGTTCGGCTGGGTACTGGCGTCGCACCAGGTGGGCGCAGCCGTCATCGCCTTCCTCGGCGGGGTCGCGCGCGACGTGTTCGGCTCGTACGACGTGGTCTGGTACGCCTCGGGCGCGCTGTGCGCGGCGGCCGCGCTGATGGCCCTGGTCATCCGCCGCCGGGGCCCTGGCGGGGAACCGCTGGCGGCGTGATCCCCTGTTCCTGGGTGGGGGTAGGGCCGATTCCCTGCGGGAGATGTGGGGGAGGGACCGTTTTCCCCTGCGGGAGATGTGGGGGAAGAGCAGAGCCGTTTCCCCTGCGGGAGAGCCGAGGGGGAGCGACGTCATGAAGCGGGGAAGAACGCGGCGGGCCGTGCTGGTCGGGGCCGTACTGTGCGCAGCGCTGACGGCCTGCGGCACGGCCCACCCGACCGACCCGGCGGCGGTCACCCCGCCGAAGCCGTCGGCCGCGGGGGCGCGGGAGTGCCCGGAGGGGAATCCGGGCCCGCCCACGGATGGGGATGCCGGGAATCCTGGTCCGCCGACGGATGGGGATGGGGGTGCGGGGAATGCGGGTCCGCCTACGGATACGGATGCCGGGAATCCTGGTCCGCCGACGGATGGGGATGTGGGTGCGGGGAATGCGGGTCCGCCTACGGATGGGGATGCCGGGAATCCTGGCCCGCCGACGGATGCGGATGCGGACGCCGGGAATCCCGGTCCGCCCACCGACGCTGACCCCGGCGTCCCCGGGCCGCCCACCGACGGCACGGCCGAGCCCTGCCTTCCCGCGGGCTGGTTCGACATGACGCAGGAGTTCGTCGACTACTACCGCAAGCACCTCACCAAGGCCGACGACGGGATGTGGCCGTCGGTGGCCGCGGTACGGATCCGCAAGCAGGGCGCGACCGAGGAGGCTGTGGTGACGGTCACCTTCGTTCCGCTCGGTGGGAGCGACTCGGACGGCCGCAGGGTGGCCGAGGTGTTCGCCGACTGGCGCCACGAGGCGTACGACGACAGGGGCACGCTGAGGGTGGAGACCCGCAGCGGGGGCCGCGTGGCGGAGGGCTCGTGGTGAGCGGCGGCCGGGCGCTCCGCGGGTAGGGGTGCACGTCGGGTGCGGGTGGGCCGTGGCCGGTCGCGCAGTTCCCCGCGCCCCTTCAGCCACGGTGCCGCACCGGGCTCGGACATGACCGCTTGGCTGCGGAACCGCCGGAGCCGCTCGGCGCGCTCGGGCGGTGGGCAGCTCCAGGTGAGCCGACCCCTCAGCTCGCTCGCAGGGCGGTGTGGGCCGCTCCTCAGGTTCAGCCGCTGAACCGCCCGAACCGGCCCGCGTGGAACAGCAGCGGGTCGGCGTCCACCGCGCAGTCGAGTGCCTCGACGCGGCCGACCACGATGAGGTGGTCACCGCCGGTGTGTACGTTCTGGATGCGGCAGTCGATCCAGGCCGGTACGCCGACGAGCCGGGGTGAGCCGGTCGCGGGGGCGGGTTCGTGCTCGACCCCGGCGAACTTGTCGGCCCCGCTGACCGCGAACCCCCGGCACAGCGCGCCCTGTTCGGCCCCGAGGACGTTCACGCAGAACACCCCGGCGCGGGCGATGCGCGGCCAGGTCGTCGACGTACGCCCCACCATGAAGGCGACCAGTGGCGGATCGAGCGAGAGCGACGCGAAGGACTGGCAGGCGAATCCGGCGGGGCCGTCCGCGTCCGACGCGGTGATGACGGTGACCCCGCTGGCGAACTGCCCCAGCACCCGGCGGAACCGGCCCGGATCGACCGGCGCCCGCTCGTCGTCCCGTACGGCCCGAAGGTCCGGCCGGGGCAGGAACTCGACGGGTTCGGCGGCCGTGGCGGCGCCGACGGACCTGAGGTATCGGACGACGGTGGCCGCCATCCCTGCGTGTCCCATCACATCAGCCATTGAAACTGACGCCTCGTCAGATTGGAACCCCCGCAGACCTCCAACTACCGGCCCGCTCCAGACCCGCTCCAGACCCATACCGGCCCACTACAGGCCCCGGTATTTCGGAGCGCGGCGCTCCACGAAGCCGGCCACGCCCTCGTTCGCGTCGTGGGTGGTCATGTTGATCTCCTGGGCCCAGGCCTCCGCGGCGAAGGCGGCCGTGCGGTCCGCGTCCAGGGAGGCGTTCACCAGGTGCTTGGTGAGGGCGAGGGCGCGGGTGGGGCCCGTGGCGAGGCGTTCGGCCCACTGCCGCGCGGTGGCGGTGAGCTCGGTGTCCGCGACGACGCGGTTGACCAGGCCCATGCGCTCGGCGTCGGCCGCCCGCAACGCGTCCCCGAAGAACATCAGCTCCTTCGCCCGCTGCGGCCCGACGAGACGGGGCAGCAGATAGGCGCCACCGCCGTCCGGCACCAGTCCCCTGCGGACGAACACCTCGATGAACTTGGCCGATTCGGCGGCCAGGACCAGATCGCAGGCGAGCGCGAGATGGGCGCCGAGCCCCGCCGCGGTGCCGTTGACCGCCGCGATCACCGGCTTCTCGCAGTCGAGTACGGCCGCGATCAGCCGCTGGGCACCCTGGCGGATCGTGCGCGCGACATCGCCCGCGACCCGCTCGCCGCCGCTCGTGGCCGCCCCGCGCAGATCGGCTCCGGCGCAGAACCCCTTGCCCGTGGCGGTGATCACGACGGCCCGTACGGCTGGGTCGGCGGAGGCCGCGCCGAGCAGCGAAATGACCCGTTCCCGCTGGTCCCAGGTGACGGCGTTCAGGGCCTCGGGACGGTTGAGCGTGATCCACGAGACGCCGTTGTCAGTGGCGTGAAGTACCAATGAATCGAGCGAATGCAATGACTCCGGGGAGGCCGGTGACGGCGGTGACTCCGGCGAGTGGGGCGAGTCCATGAGCGGCTCCGGCGTGGAAGGGGTGAAGTGATGGCGGGAGTGCGGCGCAGGCGTGCAACGGTTGCGGGGGTGCGGTGCAGGCGTGCAGCGGTGGCGGGTGTGCGACGTGGACGTGTAACGGTGGCGGCGGTGCGGCGCAAGGGCTCAGCGGCAGATGGCCAGCGCGTCCAGCGCGACCGCGCCCTGCCCGCGGGGCAGCACCATCAGGGGGTTGATGTCCAACTCGCTGAGTTCTTCGCCCAGTTCGAGGGCCATCCGCTGGACGCGCAGTACGACCTCGACCAGCGCGTCCACATCGACCGGCGGCCCCCCTCGTACGCCTTCGAGGAGCGCCCGCCCCCGGAGCTCGCCCAGCATGTCCCGCGCCTGCTCCTCGCCGAACGGCGGGACACGGACGGCCGAGTCGCCGAGCACCTCCACCAGTACGCCGCCGAGCCCGACGGTCACGGTGGGGCCGAACAGCGCGTCGTGCGTGACGCCGACGACCATCTCGACCCCGCGCTCGACCATCTGGCACACCAGGATGCCGTCGAGGTCGACACCCTCGTAGCGGGCGATGTCGGTGAGTTCGCGATAGGCGTCCCGCACCTGGCTGGCTGAGGTCAACTGGACTTTGACCAGGCCCAGTTCGGTCTTGTGGGCGAGGTGCGCCCCGGAGGCCTTCATGACGACGGGGTAGCCGACGAGCCCGGCCGCGCGCACCGCCGCCGCCGCGCTCGTCACCAGCTGCTCGCGCGGCACCCGGATCCCGTAGGCCCGCAGCAGTTGCTTCGCCGCGTGCTCGCTGAGCTGCTGGCCGGGGCGCATCAGGGCCTGGGCCTTGCGGAACGAGGGGGAGGGCACGCGCGGCGCCTCGTCGAAAGCGGAGCGGTAGCCGGCGGTGAAGCGGTGGTGCGAGAGGTAGGCCCGTACGGCGCCGATGCAGTTGCCGAACGTGCGGAACGTGGCGACCCGGTCCGAGCCGAGCAGCGTCTCGCGGTAGGCGGCCTCGGTGCCGAGCGGCGAGCCCCACACCACGCACACCAACTTGTCCGTCTGTTCCGCCGCGTCCACCAGGTCCTGCGCCAGCTTGTCGCTCATGGGCGGGAAGGGGCCGGTGATCGGGCAGATCAGCACGCCCACGGAGGGATCGTCGAGGATCGCGTCGATGATCTTCCGACCGCGCCAGTCGCCGACCGGGTGCCCGCCGTTGTCGACGGGATTGGCGACGTTCAGGTACCCGGGTATCCATTCGTGGAGCTCGGCCTGCTTGGCGGCGGAGAGAGTCGGGAGGCGGAGCCCCGCGGCGGTGGCCAGATCGGAGAAGTGGGCGCCGGTGCCGCCGGAGATCGAATACACGACGACGCCGTCGGCGACCGGCTTGCGGGCGCGCGCCAACAGGGCTGCCGTGTCCTGGAGTTGGTCGAGCCCGTCGACGCGGATGACGCCGTACTGGCGCATGGCGGCGTCCACGACATCGTCGGCGCCGGTCAACTTGCCGGTGTGCGAGGCGGCCATCCGGGATCCCGCCTCGGTCCGGCCCACCTTCACCGCTACAACCGGAACACCCGCCCGCGCTGCCCGGTCGGCCGCGAGCAGGAAGGAGCGCCCGTCCTTGAGCCCTTCGACATAGCAGGCGATGGCGCCGACCTCGGGCTGTTCGGCGAAGTAGGAAATGAAATCGGCGGTTTCGAGGTCGGCCTCGTTGCCGGTGGGCGCCCAGTGGGAGAGGCGTATCCCGAGCTCCTGGAGGGTGAACACGGGACGGCCCTGGTGGCCGGACTGCGTGATGAGCGCGATGGCCGGGCCGTCGAGGTCGTCCCGGAACTTCTCGAACGCGTTGAGGTTGGTGTTGGGTCCGAGCAGCCGCATCCCCGAGCGCCGAACGGCGGCCGTGAGCCGGGCCTGGGCCTCGGCGCCCTCCTCGCCGGTCTCGGCGAATCCGGACGCGAAGGCGACGGCGAACTTCACCTTGGCCTCGGCGAGTTCCGCTACGACCGGGAGCGGATCGCCGACCAGAAGCACGGCCAGATCGACCTGTTCCGGTAGGTCGGAGACGGAGGGAGCGCAGGGCAGGCCGAAAACCGTGTCCCGGGTGGGGTGTACGGGGTGGAGGCGGGCGCCGACCCGTTGCGCCCAGGCGATGAGCTGACGGGTGATGCCGGTGTTGGGCCGCCCTTCGGTGTCGGATGCCCCGACGACGGCGACGGACTCGGGACGGAAGAACTTGTCCAGGTCCGGTACGGCGGCGTACAGGGGCCGCCCGCTGACGTCGAGGTCGCCCTCGCCCGCCGCTCTGCCGTGGACGGCGCCGGGCGCGGGCTGCTCGCCGCAGGCGACCACCCGCGCGCGGAAGTCGGTCGTGAGGGTGCCGTGAGTCGATCCAAGCATCGTTCCGCCCGCTCCTGGTCGATGGCCAACATGGCTGAGCCGTGCGCGTGGTAACTGACGCCCTGTCAGATTACAGACCTGACGGTTAGTCAGGAACCGCCGTGCGAGCAAAGCCTGAGCCTGCGGGGCCTGAGGGACTGTGGAGCTGCCATGCCGCATGCCCAGGGAGATCGGCACTTGAAACGCGGGTGGGGCGCGGGGGGTTGGTTTCAGGCCCCGAGAGCGGGCAACCGGCCGGCCCCTCAATCCGCCCGTTCCTCGGCTTGGCCCGCCCTTCAATCGGCCGCTCCGTCAAGCCGCCCGCCCCTCAACCGGCTCGCTCCTCGCCCCGGCCCGTCCTCCGGCCCGCCCGCCCCTCAACCCGCCAGCGCCCGAGCGATTTTGCGCGCCTCGATGCCCAGCTCTCGCAGGGTCCCGCTGAGCGGGGTGCTGAAGCCCGTGAAGTACAGCCCCGCGGCACCCACCGCCTGTACCCCCCGCACCACCGGCAGCCCCCGCTCATCCAGCACCCCGAGGTGACCCACCAGCTCGCTCAGGCCCCGGCCGTACCCCGTCGCCGCGATGACCGCGTCCGGCGAGATGCGCGTGCCGTCCGCGAGGACGACCTTGCCCCCCTCGAAGGACTCGACCGCCGCGACGGGCTCGACCCGCCCGCTCTTCACCGCGTCGATGAGTCCCACGTCCTGCACGGGAATGGCTCCTTCCCGCGCCCGCGAGTACAGCCCGCTGGTCGGCCGGGGCAGCCCGTACGCCGCGAGGTCGGGCACCGAGAGCCGCTCGGTGACCGCCGCCGCCCGGTCCACGAGCCGTACGGGCAGCCGCCGCACCAGGATGCCGGTGGCCTGCGCGGGCCAGCCCGCCGTGGAGCGGCGCAGGATGTGCGGCGCGCCGCGTACCGCGAGCCGCACCCGCGCCGCGCCACCCTCGGTCAGGTCCACGGCGATCTCGGCACCCGTGTTGCCGACCCCGACGACGAGGACGTCCCGCCCGGCGTAGGGGGCGGCGTCGCGGTAGCCGCTCGCGTGCACGAGATCGCCGGTGTACGTCTCGGCGCCGGCCCACGGGGGAACGTACGGCGTGTGGTTGTACCCGGTGGCCACGACTACGGCCCGCGCGGCCAGCCGTCGCCCGCCGCTCGCGTCCAGCGCCCAGCCGGGGCCCTCGGGCGCCCGCTCGACGCGGCCGACCTCGACCCCGGTGACGATCTCCAGCTCGTGGACGGCGGCGTACTTCTCCAGGTACCGCACCACGTCGTCGCGGGACACCCAGCGCCCGAACCGGCGCGGGATCTTCAGTCCGGGCAGCGCGGAGAGCCGCCGCGTGGTGTGCAGGTGCAGCCGGTCGTAGTGGCGCCGCCAGGAGGCGCCGACGTCATCGGACCGCTCCAGCACGACGGCCCGGACGCCCCGCGCCCGCAGCGCGGCGGCGACGGCGAGGCCACCGGGCCCGGCGCCGATCACGTAGACGGGGCTGGTGGGGGTGGTGAGGTCGGCCATGACTGCTGAGCGTAACGGCGTGAACACGTGATGGGTCTCGGTCAAGAGCGGAATCGATTGCGATCTGATCACGCGTGCGCACCCCTTGCGCAGGGACGGGGCATCCGCTGAACTGACGTACCGTCAGAAATGGCTCAGGAAAGGGGCTTCTCGTGACCGCGGCCACGCCCGAAGTGGATGCCTTCACCCGTACGTACTGGGAGGCGGCCGCCGAGGGGCGCCTCCTGATCCGCCACTGCGGCGGCTGCGACCGCCCGCACCACTACCCGCGCGAGTTCTGCCCGTACTGCTGGAGCGAGGACGTGCGATGGCGCGAGGCGAGCGGCCGCGCCACGCTCTACACCTGGTCGGTCGTCCACCGCAACGACCTCCCGCCGTTCGGCGAACGCGTGCCGTACGTCGCCGCCGTGGTGGACCTGGCCGAGGGCCCGCGCATGATGACCGAGGTGGTGGGGTGCGGGGAGTCGGTCCTGCGCATGGGGATGGACCTCTATGTGACGTTCCGCCCGGAGCCGGGCGCCGAGGCGCCCGCGATCCCGGTCTTCACTCCCGTCGCTCCTGCCGCGGGCGGTTGAATGGCGGCATGGATCTTCAGCTCATACCCGCCGACCTGCGAGGTCACGGTCTGCGGCTGCGCACCTGGCGCGACGATGACGTCCACGTCCTCCTGCGCGCGGTGACCGACCCGGAGTACCTGCGCTGGAACACCCACCCGTCCCCCGTCGAGGACGAGGCGGCCGTGGCGGAAATGCTGAGGGTGCGGGCGCTGGGGTGGGCGCGGGGCGAGTTCGCCACGTACTGCGTCACGGACGCGAACAGCGGCGCGGTGCTGGGCCAGGTGAGCCTCAACGCCATCGCCTGGCCCATGCGTCGCGCCCGGGTCGGTTACTGGACGCTCCCCGAAGCCAGAGGCCGCGGCGTGGCCGGCCACGCCCTGTCGCTGCTCACCCGCTGGGCCTTCGAGCAGGTCGGTCTGCACCGCCTCGAACTGGGCCACGCGGTGGGCCACGAGGCGTCCTGCCGCGTCGCGGAGCGCGGCGGCTACGCGGCGGAGGGCACACTGCGCGGCGCGATGTTCGAGGCGCAACGCAGGGACGCCTACCGCGACCAGCACCTGCACGCGAGGCTGTCCACGGACTAGGCCCGGCCTTTTGATGGGGGCCGAGGCGCTTGTCCACCATCGGTGCCTGCGCCGGGTCCCGGGGCCGGCGCACAGGCCGGGCCGCCCGAATCCGGAGGGCGGCTACGCCCCGGCTTAGGGCCACAGCAATTCGCGCACCCACCCGGTGGACCCGGGCCCCGCCTCCCTTCGGTACCGGAGCCGCACGTGCCGCCGCCGGGCTTCGCCCTGGAAGAACTCCACCGATTCCGGGGTCAGGACGTACCGGGTCCACGACGGAGCGGCCGTCGCCGGGGCCGCCGTGGCGCGTGCCCAGGCTTCTTCCGACGCCTGCTCCAACTCGCCATATTCCGGCAGTACTTCACTCATCCGCCCCACCAGCGCCGCCGCCAGCGCCCCCGTCGAGCGTGCGTGCAGGTCCGCCTGCGACGCCGCCTCCCCGGCCGGGGTGACACTTCCGCGTACCCGTACCTGGCGGCCCACCTTGGGCCAGTAGAAGCCCAGCGCGGCGCAGGGGTGGGTGGCCAGTTGGCGGCCCTTCGCGCTGGTGGCGTGCGTGGCGAAGTGCCAGCCGTCGGTGTCGGCGTCGTGCAGCATGAGCGTGCGTACGTCGGGCCGCCCCTGCGCGTCGACCGTCGCAAGGGACATCGTGTGCGGCTCGGGCTGACCCGCGCCCGCCGCATGCATCAGCCACTCCTGGAACAGGGGCAGGGGTGAGACCGGTGCCGCGTCCGGGTCGAAGTGCGGCAGCGGTACGTCCCAGACGCGCAGCGTATGCAGAAACTCGCTGAATTCCATGCCCCCATGGTCACCCCGCGTACCCGCGTACCTGCCCCGC
Coding sequences:
- a CDS encoding GlxA family transcriptional regulator codes for the protein MSRHPVRHRVVVLALDGILPFELGIPQRLFGRARDADRRPLYEVVTCSVRPPGPVRTDADFSILVENGPEALATADTVVIPASYELGPVFEEGVLTPELAAALAFVRPGTRMVSICTGGYVLAAAGRLDGRPATTHWASADHFQRLFPAIDVDPDVLFIDDGDVLTSAGVAAGIDLCLHIVRRDHGAAVANEVARRTVVPPYRSGGQAQFIQRPVPERQLAATTAARAWALGRLHEPIQLRDMAEQESMSVRTFTRRFREEVGLSPGRWLTQQRVEHARHLLESTDLSVDAIARDAGFGTATSLRQHLQTALGVPPTVYRRTFRTGAGG
- a CDS encoding MFS transporter, translating into MTQTTNSPQVEPAPLRKAEPRIHRAWFVAAVAFVTIIGAAAFRSLPGLLIDPLHSEFHWSRGTIGAAVSVNLALYGMTAPFAAALMDRFGIRKVVAVALTVIAVGSGLTVFMHAAWQLVLYWGLLVGLGSGSMALAFAATVTNRWFTERRGLVTGILTAASASGQLIFLPLLSWMVEAHGWRPAAITVTLAALAVVPFVWLLLRDHPADVGLAPYGATAYVPKPAPVTGAARRTLSVLAKAARTGPFWLLAGTFAICGASTNGLVQTHFVPAAHDHGMPVTTAAGLLAVIGVFDVAGTIFSGWLTDRFESRRLLATYYALRGVSLLFLPMLLAPAVHPPMLFFIVFYGLDWVATVPPTMALCRQHYGDDSAIVFGWVLASHQVGAAVIAFLGGVARDVFGSYDVVWYASGALCAAAALMALVIRRRGPGGEPLAA
- a CDS encoding flavin reductase family protein; the encoded protein is MAATVVRYLRSVGAATAAEPVEFLPRPDLRAVRDDERAPVDPGRFRRVLGQFASGVTVITASDADGPAGFACQSFASLSLDPPLVAFMVGRTSTTWPRIARAGVFCVNVLGAEQGALCRGFAVSGADKFAGVEHEPAPATGSPRLVGVPAWIDCRIQNVHTGGDHLIVVGRVEALDCAVDADPLLFHAGRFGRFSG
- a CDS encoding enoyl-CoA hydratase/isomerase family protein, with amino-acid sequence MDSPHSPESPPSPASPESLHSLDSLVLHATDNGVSWITLNRPEALNAVTWDQRERVISLLGAASADPAVRAVVITATGKGFCAGADLRGAATSGGERVAGDVARTIRQGAQRLIAAVLDCEKPVIAAVNGTAAGLGAHLALACDLVLAAESAKFIEVFVRRGLVPDGGGAYLLPRLVGPQRAKELMFFGDALRAADAERMGLVNRVVADTELTATARQWAERLATGPTRALALTKHLVNASLDADRTAAFAAEAWAQEINMTTHDANEGVAGFVERRAPKYRGL
- a CDS encoding acetate--CoA ligase family protein, translating into MLGSTHGTLTTDFRARVVACGEQPAPGAVHGRAAGEGDLDVSGRPLYAAVPDLDKFFRPESVAVVGASDTEGRPNTGITRQLIAWAQRVGARLHPVHPTRDTVFGLPCAPSVSDLPEQVDLAVLLVGDPLPVVAELAEAKVKFAVAFASGFAETGEEGAEAQARLTAAVRRSGMRLLGPNTNLNAFEKFRDDLDGPAIALITQSGHQGRPVFTLQELGIRLSHWAPTGNEADLETADFISYFAEQPEVGAIACYVEGLKDGRSFLLAADRAARAGVPVVAVKVGRTEAGSRMAASHTGKLTGADDVVDAAMRQYGVIRVDGLDQLQDTAALLARARKPVADGVVVYSISGGTGAHFSDLATAAGLRLPTLSAAKQAELHEWIPGYLNVANPVDNGGHPVGDWRGRKIIDAILDDPSVGVLICPITGPFPPMSDKLAQDLVDAAEQTDKLVCVVWGSPLGTEAAYRETLLGSDRVATFRTFGNCIGAVRAYLSHHRFTAGYRSAFDEAPRVPSPSFRKAQALMRPGQQLSEHAAKQLLRAYGIRVPREQLVTSAAAAVRAAGLVGYPVVMKASGAHLAHKTELGLVKVQLTSASQVRDAYRELTDIARYEGVDLDGILVCQMVERGVEMVVGVTHDALFGPTVTVGLGGVLVEVLGDSAVRVPPFGEEQARDMLGELRGRALLEGVRGGPPVDVDALVEVVLRVQRMALELGEELSELDINPLMVLPRGQGAVALDALAICR
- a CDS encoding flavin-containing monooxygenase; translation: MADLTTPTSPVYVIGAGPGGLAVAAALRARGVRAVVLERSDDVGASWRRHYDRLHLHTTRRLSALPGLKIPRRFGRWVSRDDVVRYLEKYAAVHELEIVTGVEVGRVERAPEGPGWALDASGGRRLAARAVVVATGYNHTPYVPPWAGAETYTGDLVHASGYRDAAPYAGRDVLVVGVGNTGAEIAVDLTEGGAARVRLAVRGAPHILRRSTAGWPAQATGILVRRLPVRLVDRAAAVTERLSVPDLAAYGLPRPTSGLYSRAREGAIPVQDVGLIDAVKSGRVEPVAAVESFEGGKVVLADGTRISPDAVIAATGYGRGLSELVGHLGVLDERGLPVVRGVQAVGAAGLYFTGFSTPLSGTLRELGIEARKIARALAG
- a CDS encoding Zn-ribbon domain-containing OB-fold protein, with the protein product MTAATPEVDAFTRTYWEAAAEGRLLIRHCGGCDRPHHYPREFCPYCWSEDVRWREASGRATLYTWSVVHRNDLPPFGERVPYVAAVVDLAEGPRMMTEVVGCGESVLRMGMDLYVTFRPEPGAEAPAIPVFTPVAPAAGG
- a CDS encoding GNAT family N-acetyltransferase; protein product: MDLQLIPADLRGHGLRLRTWRDDDVHVLLRAVTDPEYLRWNTHPSPVEDEAAVAEMLRVRALGWARGEFATYCVTDANSGAVLGQVSLNAIAWPMRRARVGYWTLPEARGRGVAGHALSLLTRWAFEQVGLHRLELGHAVGHEASCRVAERGGYAAEGTLRGAMFEAQRRDAYRDQHLHARLSTD
- a CDS encoding pyridoxine/pyridoxamine 5'-phosphate oxidase, whose protein sequence is MEFSEFLHTLRVWDVPLPHFDPDAAPVSPLPLFQEWLMHAAGAGQPEPHTMSLATVDAQGRPDVRTLMLHDADTDGWHFATHATSAKGRQLATHPCAALGFYWPKVGRQVRVRGSVTPAGEAASQADLHARSTGALAAALVGRMSEVLPEYGELEQASEEAWARATAAPATAAPSWTRYVLTPESVEFFQGEARRRHVRLRYRREAGPGSTGWVRELLWP